In Tistrella mobilis, the genomic window GAAAACCGCATTGCTTCTCTCCCCCGAAGCAAGACGAACCAACCCAAAGCATCAGACAGCCATGCAGCCCTCAGGGGCGGCTACCCGCCCCAGCGCCGCCATTGCGCGTTGCGCGGGTAGAGATCTTCCATCGCCGCGCTGGGGAAGCTGCGATCGCTACACCACCCCTGGCCGGGCCGCCCATACCAGAGGTAGTTGCGACGATCCGTGACGATGGCGTATTCAGCCCGGCCCTCCTGCCGCCAATGCGCCTCGGCCGCGCGCATGGCCTGATCCTCCGAGTAAAACCACAGCGCCTGACCATTCTGGGTGACGCCATACCATTGGTTTCGGTCAAGATAGACGAAGCTATACATGAGAAATCCCTGCACCGTCGGGGGCGCTGCGCGCCTATTTCTTGATGAATGGTGCCAGCGTGCAACGCTATCGGCAATTTTGCTGCGAATTACACGCATACAACTTTGATTTATCTCGACACGTTCCCGGAGGAATTCTAGTCATTCAAGAGTTGATGACGGGTCACTGTCATTCTCGAAAAAAATATGTGCAACCCTATTGCCGATAGCGTTGCAGGAGGAGAAAACGCCATGGTCTATGCACCCAATCCCCACTGGCAAATGATCGACCGCAGCGGCGGCCGCAAATACCTCAACGCCGCCGAGCGCCGCCGTTTTCTGGAAGCAGCCGACCGCATGCCCCCATGCCGCCGTGCGCTGTGCTACCTGCTGGCTTTCACCGGCTGCCGGATCTCCGAAGCCCTCGCCCTTACCCCCGCGCAACTGGATGCCGAAGGCCGCACCATCACCCTGCGCACCCTCAAGCGCCGGCGGCTGGTCTACCGCACCCTGCCGCTGCCGGAGTGCGTGATTCGCCTGCTGCGAGCCATGCTGCGCGGCCCGGCCGACCGCTTCTGGAACATCCACCGCGTCACCGCCTGGCGCTGGGTGAAGGCGGCCATGCGGCAGGTGCAGGTGGCCGGGGCCATGGCCAGTTGCAAAGGCCTGCGGCACGGCTTCGGCATGCGCGCCGCCGCCTGCAACATCCCGCCCAACCTCATCCAGCGCTGGCTGGGCCATGCGTCCCCCGCCACCACGGCGGTTTATCTCGATGCGGTGGGAACCGAAGAGCGCCGCTTCGCGAGCCGCATGTGGTAGCCCGGCCACCCCAGCGGGGCCGCGAGCGCCGGAAGCGGCAATTTCACGCGGTGATGCGTGAGGCTTCCGGGTGCGCGCGGTTCATGGCGGCCTGGGCCGAACTGCTGATCGCGCCCGCCATGCTCGTTCTGTACGGCCTGGCGCGCGGTCTGCCTCGCCGGGTCGCGGCCAGGCCGCGCGTCCCGCTGCCGCTGGCATGCCTGCTGGTGCTGCTGCTGTTTATCGCAGCAGCGATGCAATGGCACCGCCCGGCGCAGCAAACGGCATCCGGGCCAGCAGCGGCCATGAAACCGAAGCAACCGCGCGGAAGGATCGTGCTCGATAG contains:
- a CDS encoding tyrosine-type recombinase/integrase, producing MVYAPNPHWQMIDRSGGRKYLNAAERRRFLEAADRMPPCRRALCYLLAFTGCRISEALALTPAQLDAEGRTITLRTLKRRRLVYRTLPLPECVIRLLRAMLRGPADRFWNIHRVTAWRWVKAAMRQVQVAGAMASCKGLRHGFGMRAAACNIPPNLIQRWLGHASPATTAVYLDAVGTEERRFASRMW